A genomic window from Candidatus Zymogenus saltonus includes:
- a CDS encoding glycosyltransferase: MKHEPPCRIMLLIPSLNIGGAEVQLVNLAKGLYGSRGGVTVVTFYDSGRLFDDLKESGVPVVSLKKAGRWDIFGFLRRFVKTVRTIRPDLIYGFLGTPNIIIALLKPFFPGVKIVWGIRYSEIELHYYDWLSRLSYLVERGLAFVPDLIIANSNAGLEYAKRRGFPPEKIRVVQNGIDTERFFISPEEGKGVRREWGVGEGQRLVGMVGRLDPIKDHGTFLMAASTVSGKYDDVRFVFVGDGPADYTDSLKGLAEELGLGEKIIWAGYHSKMNAVYNALDIFVSSSLSEGFSNVICEAMACGVYPVVTNVGDSALILGDCGRVVSSNDARGLAEGLSSALSDYDYQTISVLPGEIRERIVKNFGIDLMVKRTEDLLEGLCREK, encoded by the coding sequence TACGGGAGCCGCGGCGGCGTGACCGTGGTAACCTTTTACGACTCAGGGAGATTGTTTGACGACCTTAAGGAGTCCGGCGTCCCGGTCGTTTCATTAAAGAAGGCCGGCAGGTGGGATATCTTCGGTTTTCTGCGGCGTTTTGTCAAGACGGTCCGCACGATCAGGCCCGACCTCATATACGGATTCCTTGGGACGCCGAATATCATCATCGCCCTCCTAAAGCCGTTTTTCCCGGGCGTAAAAATCGTTTGGGGGATACGCTACTCGGAGATAGAGCTTCATTACTACGATTGGCTATCCCGCCTGAGTTATCTTGTCGAGAGGGGTTTGGCCTTTGTCCCCGATCTCATCATCGCAAACTCCAACGCGGGCCTCGAGTACGCCAAAAGAAGGGGCTTCCCCCCCGAAAAGATAAGGGTCGTACAAAACGGCATCGATACCGAAAGATTCTTTATCAGCCCTGAGGAGGGCAAGGGTGTAAGGAGGGAGTGGGGTGTCGGCGAAGGTCAAAGGCTCGTCGGGATGGTGGGGAGGCTCGATCCGATCAAGGATCACGGGACATTTCTCATGGCCGCATCGACCGTTTCCGGAAAATACGATGACGTCCGCTTCGTTTTTGTCGGGGACGGCCCGGCAGACTACACCGATTCATTGAAGGGGTTGGCGGAAGAGCTCGGCCTTGGGGAAAAGATAATCTGGGCGGGATACCACAGCAAAATGAACGCCGTTTACAACGCCCTCGATATATTCGTTTCGTCTTCCTTGAGCGAGGGCTTCTCTAACGTGATATGCGAGGCGATGGCCTGCGGTGTCTACCCGGTGGTCACTAACGTTGGGGACTCGGCGCTGATCCTGGGGGACTGCGGCAGGGTCGTGAGTTCAAACGACGCGAGGGGGCTTGCCGAGGGACTGTCGAGCGCCCTGTCCGATTACGACTATCAAACGATCTCGGTCTTGCCGGGTGAAATCAGGGAGCGGATCGTGAAAAACTTCGGCATAGACCTGATGGTGAAAAGAACGGAAGACCTCCTCGAAGGACTATGCCGGGAGAAGTAG
- a CDS encoding MFS transporter has product MAKGGSYNNEGEKRKNIFSLGLISFFNDFASEMIYPLLPLFLTTVLGAGALALGVIEGVAESTAAVLKFFSGYFSDKYKRRKPIFAGGYTLSNVVRPLIALSTSWWHVLFFRFSDRVGKGIRTSPRDALLADSAGDKKRGAAFGFQRAMDHAGAVMGPLAATMVLPLINEDLKFLFFLSAIPGAVVLVLVFFAVKEVRPKEGVESLTLKEGLKGMDKNFRYYLLTVFIFALGNSSDAFLLLKASDAGVGMIHIPLIWMALHIVKTLTSFPGGVLSDRVGRKRVIMAGWAVYGAIYVAFALTTTSAGIWILFALYGVYFGLTEGTEKALVADMVKEERIGTAYGLFNLAVGISAFPASLLFGLVWEYIGPAYAFFMGAGLALVSSIMLLGVKTKRS; this is encoded by the coding sequence ATGGCGAAAGGCGGCTCCTACAATAACGAGGGGGAAAAGAGAAAGAACATCTTCTCCCTCGGCCTGATCAGCTTCTTCAACGATTTCGCATCGGAGATGATCTATCCCCTCCTCCCCCTATTTTTGACCACGGTATTGGGTGCGGGGGCCCTTGCGTTGGGGGTCATAGAGGGGGTCGCCGAGAGCACGGCCGCGGTGTTGAAGTTTTTCTCCGGTTACTTCTCGGACAAGTACAAGAGGAGAAAGCCGATCTTCGCCGGGGGATATACCCTTTCGAACGTGGTTCGCCCCCTCATCGCCCTTTCCACCTCATGGTGGCACGTCCTCTTCTTCAGGTTTTCCGACCGGGTGGGGAAGGGGATAAGGACATCGCCGAGGGACGCGCTGCTGGCGGATTCCGCCGGCGATAAAAAGAGGGGCGCCGCCTTCGGTTTTCAGAGGGCAATGGACCATGCCGGGGCGGTGATGGGGCCCCTTGCGGCCACGATGGTCCTCCCGTTGATCAACGAAGACCTGAAGTTTCTTTTTTTCCTCTCCGCGATACCCGGGGCGGTGGTTTTGGTACTGGTATTCTTTGCGGTAAAGGAGGTCAGGCCGAAGGAGGGGGTTGAGAGCCTGACCCTCAAAGAGGGGCTGAAGGGGATGGATAAAAACTTCAGGTATTACCTCCTCACCGTTTTCATCTTCGCCCTCGGCAATTCCTCCGATGCCTTCCTGCTGCTCAAGGCGAGCGATGCTGGGGTAGGCATGATCCATATCCCCCTAATCTGGATGGCTCTTCATATAGTGAAGACATTGACATCGTTTCCAGGGGGGGTCCTCTCGGATCGGGTCGGGAGAAAGAGGGTGATTATGGCCGGGTGGGCGGTCTACGGGGCAATCTACGTCGCATTCGCCTTGACAACCACGAGCGCCGGGATATGGATCCTCTTTGCCCTATACGGCGTCTACTTCGGCCTGACCGAGGGAACAGAGAAAGCCCTGGTTGCGGACATGGTTAAAGAGGAGAGGATAGGGACGGCTTACGGGCTCTTCAACCTGGCCGTGGGAATCTCAGCCTTTCCGGCAAGTCTTCTGTTCGGCCTGGTGTGGGAATATATAGGCCCCGCTTATGCGTTTTTCATGGGCGCCGGCTTGGCCCTTGTCTCTTCCATAATGCTCCTTGGAGTCAAGACAAAGAGAAGTTAG
- a CDS encoding class I SAM-dependent methyltransferase — MKITDRFVVYYDRKNLLLPLKWLSNLLLSRAPKYDGGAAREISLCLPRLMELAKKDSRVMILEWNMFDPWPHEKVDLIKIANVLNRSYFTNGEILAAIENLRRALKPDGRLLVVENRAVEQWSLFAMEGSSLKLVSEGNGGCDISSLVERSGSKN; from the coding sequence ATGAAAATAACGGATAGGTTTGTAGTCTATTACGATCGGAAGAACTTGCTACTTCCCCTGAAATGGCTTTCAAACCTGTTGTTGTCCCGCGCCCCGAAGTACGACGGGGGGGCGGCAAGGGAGATCTCCCTGTGTCTGCCGAGGCTGATGGAGTTGGCAAAGAAAGACTCGAGGGTTATGATTTTAGAGTGGAACATGTTTGACCCGTGGCCCCATGAAAAGGTCGATCTGATCAAGATCGCCAATGTCTTAAACAGGAGCTATTTTACGAATGGGGAGATCTTGGCTGCGATAGAGAATCTGAGGCGGGCCTTAAAGCCGGACGGAAGGCTTCTGGTGGTTGAGAACCGGGCCGTCGAGCAGTGGTCCCTCTTCGCCATGGAGGGATCATCCTTAAAGCTTGTAAGTGAGGGCAACGGCGGCTGCGATATTTCAAGTCTTGTGGAAAGGTCGGGGTCTAAGAATTGA